The Stutzerimonas stutzeri genome segment AGCAGCCAGGCCGCGCCCTGGTAAGAGCCGGTGTAACGCCATTGCGGCAGCACTTCGCGCAAGCGTCCTTCGGCCAGCGCTTGCGCCGCGGTGAACTGCGGCAGGACGCTGATACCCAGGTCCGCCAGCACCGCTTCCAGCCGCGCTTCGCTGTGGTTGCAGACATAGCGCCCGCGCACCGTCACCACGTCCTGTCGCTCGCCATCGCTGAAGTGCCAGCGATTGTCGCCGGCCTGTTCGCCCAGGTACACGCAATTGTGCCGGAGCAGATCCTGCGGATGCTGCGGCGTCCCCTGCTGCTCGAGATAAGCCGGGCTGGCGCAGAGCAACTGACGCACCGGTCCCAATGGTTTGCCGGCCAGGCCCTCGGGCGGTTGCTCGGTGACCTTTACCAGCAGGTCGAAGCCGTCTTCGATCAGGTCCGGGCTCTGGTCACTGATCTGCAGCTGCACGTCGACGTCGGCGTAGCGGCGCAAAAAGCCTGGCATCAACGGGCTGATCACGAACTTGCCATAGGCCTTGGGCACGCTCAGGCGCACCAGCCCGCGCGGACTGCTCATCAGGCGCTCGCCGATGGCCAGTGCCTGGTCGGCGGCGTCGAGCATGCTCCGGCAATGGGCGTAGAACTCGCTGCCGGCTTCATTGAGCCGCAGTTGCCGCGTGGTGCGTTCCATCAGCCGGAGCGACAGCGCTTGCTCCAGGCGCGCCACCTGGCGGCTTACCGCCGAAGCGGTCATGCCCAGCTGGCGGGCTGCTGCGGAGAAGCTGCCGGTCTCGACCACCTGTACGAACACCGCCATGCCAGGCAGCAACGCGGTTCGCTCATTCGTTCTCATGCTGAACAAGTCCTTTGCTGGATCGCTGGATTATCAGATGCAGCGCATCAATGGACAATCGATGCATTCAGCTACGAGGCGCTTCGGCATGGGATTCGGGGAAGGTGTAACGCGACGCAACCTCTGGCTGGCTGACGCCATGCTGCTGACGGTGGCGGTGATATGGGGCAGCAGTTATACGGTGGCCAAGGAGGCGCTCGGGTACTACCCGGTCGTGGGATTTCTCGCGGTTCGCTTCGGGTTGACCTTCATCCTGTTACTGCCGCAGCTGCGAGGTGACGGTTGGCGCGCCGTTCGGCCGGGCGTGCCGCTGGGGCTGG includes the following:
- a CDS encoding LysR family transcriptional regulator, which produces MRTNERTALLPGMAVFVQVVETGSFSAAARQLGMTASAVSRQVARLEQALSLRLMERTTRQLRLNEAGSEFYAHCRSMLDAADQALAIGERLMSSPRGLVRLSVPKAYGKFVISPLMPGFLRRYADVDVQLQISDQSPDLIEDGFDLLVKVTEQPPEGLAGKPLGPVRQLLCASPAYLEQQGTPQHPQDLLRHNCVYLGEQAGDNRWHFSDGERQDVVTVRGRYVCNHSEARLEAVLADLGISVLPQFTAAQALAEGRLREVLPQWRYTGSYQGAAWLLWRQNQHLPPKQRVLIDYLSEALAQR